GAGATCACGGTGAGCACACGCGCGATGGAGGTCCGCACCACCTTGCTGCAAGAGAAGAAGCCACAGATCCACGACTCTCAGTTTCAGTTTGCCGCGAACACGGGGAGAAAGGAAAACAGAAGAGGAAGGAGGGCAAGAGAGCAATCAAGCACGCACATCTTGGAGAGCTTGTTgggggcgccgccggtgaccTTGGCGACGCGGAGGAGGGAGAGCTCCGACTTCAGCTCCTTGAGCTGCCCCTGCAGCTCCGCCTTGTTCCTCCCCCGCAGCTCGTGCACCTTGATCCGGGCTGCCATAGGCACAACGAAAGGTTAGATCCGGCAGGGAACACGCGAGCAGGAAAGCCGGCGGCGAGAGTCGTGAAGGGGGGGCTTACCCATGGCGAGTCGCGGGCCGGgcttcctgcggcggcggcggcggcggcggcggcgtgtgaGGGGATGGAAAATGGAGGGAGAagcagggagggaggcggcggcttgtGGCTTATATACGTGGGCGCTAAAACCCCGTGAGGGCGAGGAAACCCTAGACCTGTTGTGGGCTCTTGGGCTGAGATAAATGGGCCGTTAATGATATGCAAGGCCTGGACATAAAAATATTTCCGAATATTTCTTTTGCTCGATAAACTGATTTGGGCCGTGACATATAATGGACAAAAAATGTGAAGCCGATTAATCAACCAAGATTATCTTTTGAAAGGATTAATCAGCACAGGCTAACAAACCTTTCGCATTTCCCTGTTCCAGTGATCATTTTAAATTTCACGAGAT
This portion of the Setaria viridis chromosome 7, Setaria_viridis_v4.0, whole genome shotgun sequence genome encodes:
- the LOC117865844 gene encoding large ribosomal subunit protein uL29y, which codes for MARIKVHELRGRNKAELQGQLKELKSELSLLRVAKVTGGAPNKLSKIKVVRTSIARVLTVISQKQKAALREAYKKKKLLPLDLRPKKTRAIRRRLTKHQLSLKTEREKKREKYFPMRKYAIKA